In Fervidicoccaceae archaeon, the DNA window CCAAAGCTGCGAAGCGTCTGGGTTTGCGCGCCTTAACGCGCAGGGCCTCTAGCTCGTTGAGTACGAGGAGCAACCCTATGAGGTCCAGAACCCAGAGCGTAGAACTCGAGGAGTCTAGCTTCGACAAGACCTCGCCGAGGAGAGGAGCCAGCCCCATGGCGGCGACTCTCTCCCCGAGGCTTACGATCTCGGTTGAACCTAGCTCTACCACGGAGAAGTGCAATCCTAGAGAGAGAGCAGCAGCACCAGCGAGCGTGGCGTAGGAGTGCCTGTAACTCGGTGGAGCCTTCGCGAGCTTCTCGAGCCACCTCAGCTCGGCGGGGAATCGCGAGCTTCTCGAGAACCCCCTAACTGCGCTTAACGCAAGGTTCCGCCACGACTTCCAGGAGCTTTCGACGAGCGAGCTCCTGTCGCGCGCGAGCACTTCGAGAGCGGAGGGGAACGATGCGTAGATCGCCGGAGCAAAGTCAATGGCATAGAAGCTGTACTGCGTCCTATTGCCAAGTAAATAAATTAAACAGAAGCCAGCAAGAAAGAACTGCCAGAATAAGAACGCATCGAGGGCTGTTAACGCGGGCTCGCGCCTTGGGGCTTTTAACGCCGTAGGCAAGATGCACAGGCCGACCACGAGCACCGGGGCATAAATAAAGGGGGAAGCCCTGGCTTTCATCTCCGGTTCGAGGCTCAGGTAGAAGGGGTTCAGCCCGAGGAACCAATCGAGCGGGCTCGAGGAAGGAGGCCCCTCGGGTCTGCTCGACGTGTGCCACGCTAGCGCTCTCTGGAACTCCTCGAGGAAGTCCTCGGGGCCGAGAACGCGCAAAAGCGGAGCGGCTGTAATCAGCGCCGCGACCAGGCTGAGGCATAGAGCGCCTGCCACGATTGTCGGGCGGCCGCCGCGCAGTCTCCACGCTATATATATCGCGGGTAACGCGAAGAGGCCCGGGCCCTTCGTGGCGATCCCGAGCGCAGTCGCAAGGACCGCCAATGCGAACTTCCCTCTCACTACCGCGTAGAGAGCGAGAGCCACGAAGAACGCCAGATGTATGTCGAGCATCGCGACGGCACCCATGTTAGTCGATAGAGGATCAAGAGCCGCCGCCGCGGCAGCAAGGAGCCCGCCGAACGCCCCGAGAGCCGCGTAGCCGGTCGCGCCGGCCAAGAGCACGAGAGCGCAAGCCTCAAGCACGCTTGGTAGACGCCAACTGAGAGGTTCGTCGCCGAGAAGCGCTATCGATAGAGCAATTATGTATTTGCCGAGAGGAGGGTGCTCTAAGTTATAATAGCGGTCTATAGCGTAAGCGTCGGGAAAAGGGAATCCCGGCACGATTTTGACAGCTGGGAGACCTTCGAGGATGTCCCTCGAGTCGGGCGGAAGGGCCACGGCTATGGCCAATGCTTCCGAGTAGTCTCCCTTAACTACGCGTAGTCCGGCCGACGCCACCGCAGCTTCGATCTCCTTGAGCGCAGGACCCGAGCTCGCGAACAAAGTGTAGACCACCATTCCGTCTTCCTCGTGCTTGGGCTCTATGCCGAAGACCTCGTGGAGGATCATGCGAGCGCTAGAGACGTACCAGACCTCGTCGCTGACGTACCAATCGCTAGCGGCAGCCAATCGATAACACGCGTGAGCTTTGTAAACTGCTAGCGCCATTATCAGAACGAATGCGACGAGCTTGAGAGTGCGACTCGAGGCGCGGACCTCGGGGGGCAACGAAAGGCGCGGCACCATCGAGTCGCAACTCCGGCGCTAAGCTTGAAAACTCGAGCTCGTATTTAACGGCTATGCGCGGTGCATCGATTTGCCCAAGCCTACGCTGATCTTCACCGACGTAGACAGGACTCTGTTGGGGCCTAGAGGAGAGCTAGACTCTCTTCGGAGCCTCTTAGAGAAGCTGCGCCTCCTCGGAGTGCCCGTGATCCCTGTGACCAGCAGGACCTCGGGGGAAGTTCTGTTGCTAATGAGAAGTTTACCCTTAGGATTCGTTGGGAGAGCTCGCGTGGCCGTGGTAGAGTCGGGGGGAGCGATACTTCTTTCGAGAGAGCTCGCGTGGCTCTCCGCCAAAGCGTCGAGGAACCCTACGCTACCGTCCGACTTCGCGGAGGTCCCACTGGCGAGGCCTCTGATCGAGATCGACAAGCTACTCGACGAGCTCCTGGCCGAAGCCGATTGCGTAGACGCGATCAGGTTCAGCAAAGCCGAGGCGAGAGAGATAGCCAGGGAAACGGGGATGAAGCTCGAGGAGGCGGAGCTCGCAAAAACACGGAGATACGATGAGGCGCTAATACTTAAGGACCCTGCGTGTCGGAGGAGGTTCCGCCTGTTGGCTCTTAAGGCGGGTTTGGAAGTCCTAGAAGGAGTCAAGATAATACACGTCGGCTCAGGCATAGGGAAAGGGAGGGCTCTCGCGTTTCTGTTGAGGAACCTTCTGCTCCTGGAGAAGAAACCTCTCGTAGTCTGCCTCGGGGACTCCGAGGCCGATCGACCCATGCTTGAGAGCTGCGACGTCTCAGTTCTAGTCCCGTGGCCGGATGGGAGCTACCGTGCTGACTTGAAGAAAGCGGTCTACATCAAGAGCCCCTTCCCCGCATCGCTCGGCTGGGCGTGGACTCTCGAGAAGCTCGTTCTACCGCGGATCACGTGAGAAGGCCCGGTCCCGGCTCGGGGCCCCTGCGAGCCCTCGCGGAGCTCACGGGGGCGCCCGACGCGGTCGGCTTAACTTCTGGGATCTGACGAGTCCAGGTGTTGCCCGACCGCTATGGCCGGGCCGGGCGGATCTCTCTTCGCCGGAGAGGTCTATTAAATTTCCCGCAGCGCAGACACGTGGAGGAGATAGGCTTGGACGAAAAGCTGAAGTTCATCGAGGTAGTAGCAGCTGACATAGACGGGACCATTACGAGGGACCGAAGCGGCTACGAGCTATCAATTGAAAGCATCGCGGCATCGCGCCTCCTCCGCCTAGCCGGCTTGGACTTCGTTTTGGTGACAGCGAACAGCCTTCCCGTGGCGTTAGGGCTCGGGCGCTATCTCGGCGCCTCGGGGGTCGTCGCGGAGAACGGATGCGTCGTAGCTCGAGTCGAGCCCTCGAGTGCACGCGACGTTGTCGTCGAATGCGAAGCGAGCGCTATCGATGTAGCTCGGGAGGCTGCCCTGGCTCATCCCGAAGCGCTCAGAGAGAGCTGGCAGAACATCTATCGCGAGTGCGACGCGGCTCTCATCGCGGAGAAGAGTACCAGCCTCGGTGCAGTCGTCGAACTCGTCGAGAGGTTTCTAAAAGGTCGCGGACTCTCCGGGCGTTATAAAATCTCGGCGAGCGGCTACGCGGTGCACATCACGCCGCGCGACTGCTCGAAGGCGCTAGGTCTCAAAAAGTACTTGGAGCTCGTCGGCTTGAGCTTGGAGAATGCCATGTGCATAGCCGACAGCGCCATGGATGTGGACTTCATAGCGGCTTGCGGGGTAGCCGTAGCGGTCTCGAACTCAGATGATGAGCTGAAGAAGGTGGCCCACTGGGTTACCGATTCACCCAGTGCTCGCGGATTCCTTGAGGCAATTGAGCGGCTGATCGAATTTAAGCTGTCGGTGCTCCGACAGAGCCCCTTCGGCCGGTCGCGTTAACCTCACCTCTATCGAAGAATAGTACCTCGACCACTTCGAGAGGATCTCGTCCGCCACCTCCTCTGCCCTCTCCCTGCTTGCGAGCGCGAAGACGGAGGGGCCTGCTCCGCTCAAGTTGAAGCCTAAGGCTCCACGCTTAAGAGCTCCCTCCTTGAGCTCCCAGTAGCCGCGCACGAATTTGGCTCGGGCCTTCTCTATTGGACCTCCGCAGCTCACGGCCCTGCCGACGAGAGCCAAGTCTCCACGCCTAAGGCCCTCGACGAACGAGGCTGCGCAACTCACCATCTCGACGACCTCGCCGAGCTCTATAGAGCTCGGCAGGATGCTCCTCATTACGCCGGTCTTCCCGAGCCCCTCGCCCTCCTCATAGTCGAGGGGGTCAAGCGGAGTCGCGATCACCACTACTAGGTCCTCGGGCCAGGGCACTCTCACAGGATTTGGCCTACCCGATCTGACTTCTCCCAAGACGACGAGACCTCCGAGCAAGGCGGCTGCTACATTGTCGTAATGGGGGCTCCCGCCGAGAAGCCCCTCGAGTCTCCCGCAAAGTGCTACGAGCTTGCGGCGATCCTCCGCCGCTTCGGTGGCGTGAGCTACGAGGGAGGCAACAGCCGCTATTGTGGCAGCAGACGACCCGAGCCCTCGCGCTATCGGCACGCCCTTCTCTAAACGGAGTTTGACGAGCAGTCGAGAAAGATCGAGCCCCAGCTCTCGAGAGAGCTCTAGCAAAGAGAGATAAGCCAAATTCTTCTCACGCGACGGGAGCCCCCCGGCCCATTCGCCTCTCACTTCAAGCTCGACGCGAGGAACGTCGTTCTCAAGCAGCTCGAGACATGCCACGTCCCAGTACGCGTCCACGGCGAGCGCGGCTACGTCGAAGAGGCATCCCAAGTTCGCGATAGATGCAGGAGCTCGCGTGCAGGCGGAGAATAACTTCAAGCGAGTCTATCCTCCGCCGTGAGGTATGACTACTAGCTGGCTAAAAGCTAGGCGTCTCCTCGCAAGCTTAGCTGCGTTGCGGCGGCTCGCCGCTGACCCCTCATCACCTCTTCGGCTTCAATATCCTCGAGAAGAGAGAAACTATGTGGTCTCTAGCACTCTTCGCGCTCTCTATACTTAATCTCGCCCCAGCGGCGCGCTTGTGACCTCCTCCGCCCATCAATCGAGCTAGCGTCGAGACGTCGAACTTGTCGCTCCTCATGCTGACCCCCCTGCCATAGATGAAGACGTAGAGGTCGGCTTTCCTTTTCAGACCCTCCTCGAGGAATCTGTGGAGGTCGCTCGGATGGACCCTCTGATCAGGATACGCGAAGAGCAGCACAGTGTCGTCAAGGACCACGGTCTCCGAGGATTTAGCTGCCTCTGCGAGCAGCTTCTCGTAGTCTCTACGGATCTTCTCGTGCTTCTCTTCGGCCCAATCGGGCCAGAGTATACCATCTAGCCACGCCTCGAGGGCCCTGTACCTGAGGTCCCACCCCTCCCACCTCAACAGGACCCTCCACTTTGGCGTGAGAGGCAACTTGTTCGAGAAACTGTCATCGTCTATGGCCATTCTAACTAGGATATCGTGGAACTCGTCGAGGAGAGCCCCATGAAGGAGCTCGCGCTTGACCAACTCAGCCGTGCAACTCGCGGTGGGATCGACGACGAGCTTCACATTAGGAAGGCTCGAAGCGAGCTCTAAGAGGTCAATCGGCCACTCGTGGTGATCTATTATAACCAGGCCGCGTCCGCGGGAGCGAGCCCTCTTCAAGATCTCGCGCAGAGCCTCTGCGTCGGGGTTGAGGTCTAAAACGAAGATGCGACCTACGCCCGCCTTGAAGAGCTCTTTGACGAACTTCTCCACGCTCCCTGTGCTTGAGAGCCTTATGTTAGAGGGGTCTACGTTGAGGTAGCGGGCCACTAGCACGGCTGAGGCTAGGCCGTCGATGTCCCAATGAGATATTATGCCCTCGGGCCTCGCTGAGTCCATTCCTTGCTACCTCGAGGGGCCGAGCCCTGACGGTGACTTAGTAATAAAAGAGAGGAGCGGATATGTAAACGTAACCTAAGCCGTGGCCGAGAGTAGCTGAGCGATCGAGAAGGCGCGCGGGAGTGATGAGCGCGGGGGACTCCGGACGCTCACTAGGGCTATGACGCTTCCGGTGGTAGCCTCTGACTCGCGCGCTCGAGCGAGGCTAGTCCCGGTGAGAGCTTGCTAGACGGTGTCGCCTTGGTCGACGCGCTGGCCGTGGGAGTCGAGAGAAGGCTCAGCACGGTCGACTTCATAGGAGCGGGTCCCAGGACCGTGGCGGGGGTGCTCGAGGCCGCGGGAGTGCGCACGCTAATCGTGCCGGCAGAGGTGGTGTTTGAGAAGCCGAGAGTCCTCGAAGATTTCTCGGTTCTCTTCGTGAGCGGTATGATCACGGACCTACCTGCCGTCAAAAGAGTCATGAGAATCTGGAAGAGGCGCGGAGGGCCCATAATAGTTGGAGGCCCCATCTCGAGCGCGGGACCTCGGCTTCTCGCTCTCGGAGCCGATGTCGTCGTTTTCGGCGAGGCCGAGGGCACGCTAGTCGAGCTCCTTAACAAGACGAGCCTGCTTGAGGGTCGAGTTATTCCTGAGGAGTTAGCGGAGATACGCGGCCTGATGTTCTCGCGCGGAGGAGAGGTCTTCTTCACGGGCAGGAGGCCCCCCCTCTCTTCTCAGGAGCTCGCCTCGTTACGGCCATCGACCGAGCTGATAAGATGTTATCCGCGCTTCTGGGCCAACCGCGTCTACGTGGAGGTCACGCGGGGTTGCAGTAATGCGAGGATCTCCCCGGCCTCACTGCTGCGGGGTCGCCCCTATCCCGGTTGCGCCTACTGCGGAGTAGTAGCCACGTGGGGCCCCTCTAGGAGCATCCCTCTCGATAGAATAAAGCGAGACATCGAGGGGCTGATCGATGAGGGGGTCAGGCGCATAGTGCTTGGAGGCTCCGACTTCCTTGATTACGGGCGAGGGGATCTTCTCGAGGACCCTCGCCATCCTCCCCCTAATCTCGAGGCAGTGGGGAGGCTGCTGGAGGAGGTATTCTCCATCCCCGAGGTCGCAGTCGGCGAAGTAACCGTGATGATCGAGAACCTCAAACCGTCTACGCTCAACGAGGAGGCGGCCACGCTGCTCGGGTCGTACCTCAGGGGCACCTCAGTCAATTTGGGTATCGAGACCGGGGACGAATCGCTGTCGAAGAGCTTAGGCAGACCCTTCACCGTGGAGGAAGCCATCAGGGCGGTGAGCTTGTTGCTGCGAGAGGGCATGAAGCCCCACGTCTACTTGATCTATGGGTTGCCGGGACAGACTCGAGAATCCGTCGAGGCTACGCTCTCGCTAATCGATAAGCTCGAGGCTATGGGCGTCGAGAAGATAACTCTCTACAGATTTACGCCCTTGCCTCGCACCGGACTAGAAGACGCCGAACCAGGGAGACCCGAGGATCCTCTAAACAGAGTGCTCATAAAGAGGGTGCGCGCTTTCAACGTTAAGGCTAAGAAGAGAATGATTGGCGAGAAGCTGAATGTGATCGTAGCGGCTAAACTGAGAGGCCGTTACATCGCGTATCCCGTCAAGCACGGCCCTGTCGTAGAGATCCCAGAAAACGACTCACCCAAAGAGATCTTGGGACGCCGCGCGAAGGTCCTGATCACCGATATCGTCACGGATAGAATGCTAAGGGGTAGCGTGATTACCGTGGGAAGGCCTGTCGCGAGAGAAGACATTTGGACTCGCTTTCTCGGGAGCGAGCGCGCATCGCTCCCACCCGAACCATCAGACCGGACTCGTGAGTTGAAGAGAAGACGCCCTATTCGAGGACACGACGCGCGAACTCGCGGAGGAGTAAGGAGAACTTAAGGAGAACTAAATCATCTCGACTCTCTCGCCTCGAGGCGATAGCACTCTCACGATGTACTCTAGCTTGTTCCTCACTCTCGGGGGCTTATTCTTCCTCCCCTTGGACGGAATTTTCGGAGTCTGACTTCTCACCTTTCCAGCCTTCGTTAGAGAGCCGTGACTGGGCACGGGCTTCACCATGTGGAAGAAGGGAGAAAGAGGATTAAAAACGTCAGGAACGCCTTCCCGCCGCGCGCTTATTAGAAGGTTTCCTAGACCCTTGGAATGTAGATCTCTTCTCAGGCGGGGCGATAACGTGTGGGAGGGGGGCCGGCGACGCCAGAATTGCTAAGGCCCGGAGCTCGCGTTAGGATACGCACAAAGAAGGGGCTCACGCTCGAGGGCCTCGTCCTGCCCAGGTACGAGCTCTACTCGAAGGAACATATCACGCTGAAGCTTGACAATGGCTACAATGTGGGAGTCAAGCTCGAGGATATCGTGGAGGTGAACCCCATTGAGTCGCGCCCGAGTGTCGGTTCAGCTTACGGAGAGGTGATAGCCGAGCTGCCGAAAGTAGCGAAGGAATTGCCCGAAGTCCTCGTCGTGGGGACGGGGGGCACGATAGCGAGCAGAATAGACTACGAGACCGGCGGCGTGAAGCCAACCCTCTCTGCAGAGGAGTTGATGCGAGCTCTGCCCGAGCTCGCGGAGATAGCGCGACTCGAGACGATCTCTCTCTTTAACATACTTAGTGAGAACATGGAGCCGAGGCTCTGGAGCGAGCTAGCCGAGCGCATACTCGATGAGCTGGAGAAAGGCGATGCGGCCGGCATAGTCGTGACGCACGGGACCGACACTATGGCCTACACGGCGGCGGCTCTGAGCTTCGCGCTTCGGCGGCTCCCTGCGCCGATAGCGTTAGTGGGTGCGCAGAGAAGCAGCGACAGGCCCAGCAGCGATGCCGCCCTGAATATGCTGTCTGCTGTACTCTATGCGTTGAGCGACTTCGGCGAGGTCGCAGTAGTAATGCATGGGGAAATCGGAGATACGTACGCTCTGGCCCATAGGGGGGTCAGAGTGAGGAAGATGCACGCGAGCAGGAGAGACGCCTTCCAATCCATAGGCTCGAGGCCTCTAGCTAAGATATTCCCCCTGGAGAAGCGCGTGATGCCTCTACGCAGCGACTACGCGAGGAGAGCTCCCCGCGGCCTCTTAGAGGCTCGAACGCGATTCGAGGAGAAGGTGGCTCTCGTTAAGTATTATCCTGGCATGAGCTCAGAGCTCCTAGATTTCCTGGTGGACCGCGGATACCGGGGCGTGGTGATAGAGGGCACGGGGATGGGTCACGTCGCGGAGAGGCTCGTGCCTTCGGTGAGGAGAGCCGTAGAGCAGGGCACTGTGGTGGTCGTGGCCACGCAGTGCATCTTCGGCTCGGTCGACCTCTACGTCTATAGCACTGGGCGCAAGCTCTTAGAGGCCGGCGCTATGCCGGCCGGCAACATGCTGGCCGAGACCGCTTACGTGAAGCTCTCGTGGCTCCTTGGCAACTTAAATGACGAGAGAGAGGTGGTAGCACTCTTCCGAGAGAATCTCGTTGGCGAGTACGAACCGAGAGAGCTCACATCGTATTTCCCTCGATGGGACCACGGGTGAGAAGTCTTGGACTTCAGAGCTCTCGGTTTGAGAGTAGGGCTCGAGATACATCAACAGCTCGCCACGCGCTCAAAGCTATTCTGCAATTGTCCAACCGAAGCGCACTCCGAAGGCGCCGAGAGTTCATTTGAGCGAAGGCTCCGCCCTACTCCCAGCGAGTTGGGCGAGGTCGACGTAGCAGCGTACTTCGAGTGGAAGAGGGGCAGAATCTACGTTTACCGCGCTCCAGAGCAGTGCTCGTGCCTGGTCGAGGCCGACGAGAAGCCCCCCCACCTCCTCAATAGGGAAGCCCTGTTGGTGGCCCTGGGCGTCGCCAAGGCCCTAGGCGCTGTGCCCGTCGACGAAATACACGTCATGAGGAAGATCGTCATAGACGGCTCGAACACGACCGGCTTCCAAAGAACGGCTCTCGTGGCAATCGGCGGGAGCATAGAGGTCGGTGGCAAGAAAATCGGAATACAGACCATCTGCTTGGAGGAGGACGCGGCGAGAAAACTCGAGGAAGGAGGACGCGTAGCCCAATACTCTCTCGACAGGCTCGGCATACCTCTGGTGGAGATATCCACGGCTCCTGACATAGAGACCCCAGAGGAGGCTGAAGAGGTCGCCCTGAAGCTTGGGCAGCTCTTAAGATTGACCGGGCGCGTCAGGCGAGGGATAGGCACGATAAGACAGGACCTCAATGTGTCCTTACGAAATGGAGCTAAGGTAGAGATCAAGGGGGTCCAAGAACTTAGGCTCCTCTCTAAAGTCGTTCGCAACGAGGCGCTGAGGCAGAAGAAGCTCTTGGAGATAAGAGAAGAACTCGAGAGGAGAGGGCTCTCGGTCAACGATTTGAAATACGAGCCCGTCGATCTCACGGAAGCTCTTAGGTTGAGCGGGAGCAAGCTCGTTAAGAGGCTTCTATCTGGCGATGGAGTTAGAGCGTTCGGCCTGAGACTCCCTAAAATGAGGGGGATACTAGGCGTGGAGATTCAGCCGGGGAAGAGATTCGGGGCCGAGGTGGCCGACTACGTTAGGTTCTGGAGCGGAGCTGGCGGGTTATTGCATCGAGACGAGTTACCGGGCTACGGAATAAGCGAGGAGGATGTGCGGAGACTTTGCAAGGCTCTGGGGGCCTCCGAAGAAGACTCCTTCGTCGTGGTGATAGATGAGGCGTGGAGGGCCCTCGAGGGCTTGAGAGCGGCGCTCGAGCGCCTGAGGATGGCTTTCGAGGGAGTCCCGCGCGAGACGAGAATGGCAGAGCCGGACGGCACGACGCGCTACATGAGACCTCAGCCGGGAGCTGCCAGGATGTACCCGGAGACCGATGTGCCTCCTATAGTCGTCACGGAAGAGCTCCTGAGAGAGGCCGAGAAGTACAAGCCCGTCGACCCCGGCGTTAAGCTGAGAGAGCTCGTCGAGCTCTATGGACTGAGCTGGCAATTAGCGGAGCAGCTCCTGCTCGACGAGAACCTACAACTCGCGGAGGAGCTCATGAGGATGTTCAGAGGCAGAGTCGATCCTACTCTCGTGGCTGCTATGTTCGTCAACACTCTCAGGGCACTCCGAAGAGAGGGCGTTCCCGTAGACTCTCTAGAGGTCAAGCACTACGTAGAAGCCCTCGAGCTCGTCGCGAGCGGCAAGATCGCTAAGGAGGCTCTGCCAATGCTTCTCGAGGCCCTCGCCAGGAGCCCCGGGCGCAGAGCCGAGGACGTAGCGTCCGAGCTCGGATTGAAGGCCCTATCGTTCGAGGAACTCGAGCGACTGGTCGATAGAGTAATCGAGGAGAACTTAAGCCTTATCATAGAGCGTGGAGAAGCTAGCGCTAAACTCGTAATAGGCAAAGTGATGACTCTGGCTAGGGGCAGAGCCGACGGCAAGATCGTAGCCGAGCTCGTCAGGAGCAGAATTGCGCGCATCGCTGATTCCAGATCTCGAGCTGCCTAGTGTCTGATTAAGCGCATCAGCCAAATGCCTTCTCATCAAGAGTTATTTTCAGTGACGGGAGTACTCTTCATCTGCGCAGCTCCCGAGGAGTAGCACAATAATTTATTCCGGAGCTCCCTAAAAGGCTCGCGCGAGTCGTGCTCGAGCGGTGTCACGAGCTTGGGCAAGCTCTTCCTGCTACACCATGTCGTGGGGACGTTCCTGCTAGACGAGCGAGGAGAGATAGTAAAGGGTTTCCTAGCCGTTAAGGACATTGATGAGAACGTCGAGCAGAATCTGAAACTAGAGAGCGGGTCGGATGAGCTCCCCGCCTCGCTCTCGAGAGTTTTCGAGGAGCTTAGCGCAGATTCGACGTATGTCGTAGAGACAGAGCAGTTAGCTAGACTGCTTTCGAGGCGTGGCGCAGCGGGAGTAGAGGTTGACAGAGGCGCTGAGCCTTTCAGGAGGTTCCGCGAGCGCGTCGCAGATATCGCGGTGGAGCTCGGGTTCGTGAGAAGCAGAGAAGAATATTACGAGTACATGAGGGCTTTCCTAACGGAGCTCGCGCGAAGAAAGCTACGAGCTGCGGCTAGAAGGAGAGACCTGCTAGCTGCTCAGAGCATAAGGGCTATCGATGACCTCGATAAGACGTTCAATCTCTTCGCCACTAGGCTGAGAGAGTGGTATGGTGTGCACTTCCCGGAACTTGATGAGCACATTCCTAAGCACGAGCAGTACATAGAGCTCGTTTACGAGCTAGGACATCGCGAGAACTTCACGATCGAAAAGCTCGAGAGGCTTGGCGTGCCGAGATCGAAGGCCGAGAAGATAGCAGAGGCGGCTCGAAACAGCATAGGAGCGGACCTAAGCGACTTTGACATAGAGCCGATAAAGGTCATGGCTGAGATAGCTCTCACGATGTATAATCTACGTCAGCGCCTGGCGGACTACGTCGAAGCCGTTATGAGAGAAGTAGCCCCGAACGTCACGGCGCTGGTGGGAGGGCTGCTCGGCGCCAGATTAATAAGCTTGGCCGGAAGCCTCGAGGATCTCGCGAAGCTTCCGGCCAGCACTATTCAGGTCCTCGGCGCGGAGAAGGCACTCTTCCGGGCCTTGAGGACAGGCACAAAGCCACCAAAGCATGGCGTGATCTTCCAATATCCCGAGATCCACAGGAGCCCGAGGTGGCAAAGGGGAAAAATAGCCAGAGCTCTCGCCGGCAAGCTCTCCATAGCAGCCAAGGTCGACGCATTTACGGGTAGGCTCGTCGGCGAGAAGCTTGTTGAGGACCTGAAGAAGAGGATCGAGGAGATCAAGCGGCTCTACCCGAAACCCCCACTCAAGAAGGAGGTCGCAGGACCTCTGCCTCCTAAGAAGGAGAAGGAAAAGAAGAGAGAGACAAGAAGACCGCGTAGGTGAGATCGCGTGAGCCTCCCCGTGAGGGTCTCAGAGCACCCGCTCAATAGGCACATATACGTTGTGGAGTTGGAAGACGGTAGCTCGAAGCTGGCTACGCTCAATATGGTTCCTGGTAAGAGAGTCTACGGCGAGAAGCTCTACAACATCGCCGGCAACGAGTATAGAGAGTGGGTTCCGTATAGGAGCAAGCTCGCGGCTGCTATACTCCGCGGCATAAGGAGCGTTCCGCTGAGAGAGGGCGACAAGGTCCTTTACTTGGGAGCGGCAGCTGGCACCACGGTGAGTCACGTAAGTGACGTGGTCGGCAAGAGCGGGAGAGTCTACGGCGTGGAGTTCGCCCCTAGAGTAATGAGAGATTTCCTGCTCGTAGTGCGTGATAGAAGCAACGTGCTCCCCATATTCGCTGATGCGAGAAAGCCGTGGGAGTATGCGCATCTCCTAGAGCTCGTCGATGTCCTCTACGTGGATGTAGCACAGCCCGAACAGGCCTCTCTGACCGCAGACAACGCTCACCACTTCTTGAAGCCCGGCGGTAAATTGTTCTTCGCTATAAAGGCGAGGAGCATAGATGTGACGCAGGAGCCGACGGAGGTCTATAAGCGCGAGATCGATACGCTGAAGCGCGGAGGCTTCGAGATAATCGACGTGGTTCACTTAGAGCCTTACGACAAGGACCACGCCATGGTCCTCGCGGAGTATCGGGGATGAGCTCACACGGTTTTAGGGACCGGGGGGAGGCGGGCGAAGTCGAGGCTTCCGTTCGCGAATACAAATATCTCGAGTTGCTTTTTGCTCATGAGTCTAGGAACTTATTCGCGGAGCCTCTGAAGAGGAGGCCCCTGAGCGAGCTCAGCGGGGACGAGGACGTGGTCGTACCCCTCGACAACGGCTCCCAGCTGTTGATCTCGAGACACGAGGTGAGAGCACTCAAGCTCAGAGTGCCCAAGTATCTACACGCGAAGCTCACATTACCTCTACATCTAAAATTAATTAGTACTCATCCTCTC includes these proteins:
- a CDS encoding C/D box methylation guide ribonucleoprotein complex aNOP56 subunit (functions along with aFIB and aL7a; guides 2'-O-methylation of ribose to specific sites in RNAs); translated protein: MGKLFLLHHVVGTFLLDERGEIVKGFLAVKDIDENVEQNLKLESGSDELPASLSRVFEELSADSTYVVETEQLARLLSRRGAAGVEVDRGAEPFRRFRERVADIAVELGFVRSREEYYEYMRAFLTELARRKLRAAARRRDLLAAQSIRAIDDLDKTFNLFATRLREWYGVHFPELDEHIPKHEQYIELVYELGHRENFTIEKLERLGVPRSKAEKIAEAARNSIGADLSDFDIEPIKVMAEIALTMYNLRQRLADYVEAVMREVAPNVTALVGGLLGARLISLAGSLEDLAKLPASTIQVLGAEKALFRALRTGTKPPKHGVIFQYPEIHRSPRWQRGKIARALAGKLSIAAKVDAFTGRLVGEKLVEDLKKRIEEIKRLYPKPPLKKEVAGPLPPKKEKEKKRETRRPRR
- the gatD gene encoding Glu-tRNA(Gln) amidotransferase subunit GatD, producing MLRPGARVRIRTKKGLTLEGLVLPRYELYSKEHITLKLDNGYNVGVKLEDIVEVNPIESRPSVGSAYGEVIAELPKVAKELPEVLVVGTGGTIASRIDYETGGVKPTLSAEELMRALPELAEIARLETISLFNILSENMEPRLWSELAERILDELEKGDAAGIVVTHGTDTMAYTAAALSFALRRLPAPIALVGAQRSSDRPSSDAALNMLSAVLYALSDFGEVAVVMHGEIGDTYALAHRGVRVRKMHASRRDAFQSIGSRPLAKIFPLEKRVMPLRSDYARRAPRGLLEARTRFEEKVALVKYYPGMSSELLDFLVDRGYRGVVIEGTGMGHVAERLVPSVRRAVEQGTVVVVATQCIFGSVDLYVYSTGRKLLEAGAMPAGNMLAETAYVKLSWLLGNLNDEREVVALFRENLVGEYEPRELTSYFPRWDHG
- a CDS encoding 30S ribosomal protein S30e, whose amino-acid sequence is MVKPVPSHGSLTKAGKVRSQTPKIPSKGRKNKPPRVRNKLEYIVRVLSPRGERVEMI
- a CDS encoding radical SAM protein; the encoded protein is MLDGVALVDALAVGVERRLSTVDFIGAGPRTVAGVLEAAGVRTLIVPAEVVFEKPRVLEDFSVLFVSGMITDLPAVKRVMRIWKRRGGPIIVGGPISSAGPRLLALGADVVVFGEAEGTLVELLNKTSLLEGRVIPEELAEIRGLMFSRGGEVFFTGRRPPLSSQELASLRPSTELIRCYPRFWANRVYVEVTRGCSNARISPASLLRGRPYPGCAYCGVVATWGPSRSIPLDRIKRDIEGLIDEGVRRIVLGGSDFLDYGRGDLLEDPRHPPPNLEAVGRLLEEVFSIPEVAVGEVTVMIENLKPSTLNEEAATLLGSYLRGTSVNLGIETGDESLSKSLGRPFTVEEAIRAVSLLLREGMKPHVYLIYGLPGQTRESVEATLSLIDKLEAMGVEKITLYRFTPLPRTGLEDAEPGRPEDPLNRVLIKRVRAFNVKAKKRMIGEKLNVIVAAKLRGRYIAYPVKHGPVVEIPENDSPKEILGRRAKVLITDIVTDRMLRGSVITVGRPVAREDIWTRFLGSERASLPPEPSDRTRELKRRRPIRGHDARTRGGVRRT
- the gatE gene encoding Glu-tRNA(Gln) amidotransferase subunit GatE, which produces MDFRALGLRVGLEIHQQLATRSKLFCNCPTEAHSEGAESSFERRLRPTPSELGEVDVAAYFEWKRGRIYVYRAPEQCSCLVEADEKPPHLLNREALLVALGVAKALGAVPVDEIHVMRKIVIDGSNTTGFQRTALVAIGGSIEVGGKKIGIQTICLEEDAARKLEEGGRVAQYSLDRLGIPLVEISTAPDIETPEEAEEVALKLGQLLRLTGRVRRGIGTIRQDLNVSLRNGAKVEIKGVQELRLLSKVVRNEALRQKKLLEIREELERRGLSVNDLKYEPVDLTEALRLSGSKLVKRLLSGDGVRAFGLRLPKMRGILGVEIQPGKRFGAEVADYVRFWSGAGGLLHRDELPGYGISEEDVRRLCKALGASEEDSFVVVIDEAWRALEGLRAALERLRMAFEGVPRETRMAEPDGTTRYMRPQPGAARMYPETDVPPIVVTEELLREAEKYKPVDPGVKLRELVELYGLSWQLAEQLLLDENLQLAEELMRMFRGRVDPTLVAAMFVNTLRALRREGVPVDSLEVKHYVEALELVASGKIAKEALPMLLEALARSPGRRAEDVASELGLKALSFEELERLVDRVIEENLSLIIERGEASAKLVIGKVMTLARGRADGKIVAELVRSRIARIADSRSRAA